One window from the genome of Paraconexibacter algicola encodes:
- a CDS encoding benzoate/H(+) symporter BenE family transporter — protein sequence MRANAQPLVTGAVMAVVGFAGAFTIVLSGLVGVGASPAQAASGLTVLCLTQAVVAIVLGLRFRMPISVAWSTPGAALLATAGPVDGGYAAALGAFLVCGALIVLAGLSRTLGRAIAAIPVPLASAMLAGVLLPLCLAPATAAAELPAQALPVIAVWLVLMRFARRYAVPGALVATALAVLLDPGSGAAIEGDLAPTLVWTTPAFDPGTIVGIGVPLFLVTMASQNIPGMGVLASFGYRPPLRPILTGTGLGTIVGAPLGGHAINLAAITAALGAGPEADPDPERRWIATVSAGGVYVVLGVGAALATALITAVPMLLVQTVAGLALVTALAGALATALADERHRDAAVVTLVTCASGITALGVSAAFWGLLAGLAVLGLQRVGDGGR from the coding sequence GTGAGGGCCAACGCCCAGCCGCTCGTCACGGGCGCGGTGATGGCGGTCGTCGGGTTCGCGGGCGCGTTCACGATCGTCCTCTCCGGACTCGTGGGCGTCGGGGCGAGCCCGGCGCAGGCGGCGTCGGGCCTGACGGTCCTGTGTCTGACGCAGGCGGTCGTGGCGATCGTCCTGGGCCTGCGGTTCCGGATGCCGATCAGCGTCGCGTGGTCGACGCCGGGGGCGGCCCTGCTGGCGACCGCGGGGCCCGTCGACGGCGGCTACGCGGCGGCGCTCGGGGCGTTCCTGGTCTGCGGTGCGCTGATCGTCCTGGCGGGCCTGTCGCGGACGCTAGGCCGCGCGATCGCGGCGATCCCGGTGCCGCTCGCCAGCGCGATGCTCGCGGGCGTCCTGCTGCCGCTGTGCCTGGCGCCCGCGACCGCGGCGGCGGAGCTGCCGGCGCAGGCGCTGCCCGTCATCGCGGTCTGGCTGGTGCTGATGCGGTTCGCGCGCCGCTACGCGGTGCCGGGTGCGCTGGTCGCGACGGCGCTGGCGGTGCTGCTGGATCCGGGCTCGGGCGCTGCGATCGAGGGGGATCTCGCCCCGACGCTCGTGTGGACGACGCCCGCGTTCGATCCCGGCACGATCGTGGGGATCGGGGTGCCGCTGTTCCTCGTGACGATGGCCTCGCAGAACATCCCGGGCATGGGGGTCCTGGCCTCGTTCGGCTACCGGCCGCCGCTGCGGCCGATCCTCACCGGGACCGGCCTGGGCACGATCGTGGGCGCGCCGCTAGGCGGGCACGCGATCAACCTCGCGGCGATCACGGCCGCGCTCGGCGCGGGCCCGGAGGCGGACCCCGACCCGGAGCGCCGGTGGATCGCGACGGTGAGCGCGGGCGGCGTCTACGTGGTCCTGGGCGTGGGCGCGGCCCTCGCGACCGCGCTCATCACCGCGGTGCCGATGCTGCTGGTGCAGACGGTCGCCGGGCTCGCGCTGGTGACCGCGCTGGCCGGGGCGCTGGCGACCGCGCTGGCGGACGAGCGCCACCGCGACGCGGCGGTCGTGACCCTGGTGACGTGCGCTTCGGGCATCACGGCGCTGGGGGTCAGCGCCGCGTTCTGGGGCCTGCTCGCCGGGCTCGCGGTTCTCGGGCTCCAGCGCGTGGGCGACGGCGGGCGGTAA